Proteins encoded within one genomic window of Phototrophicus methaneseepsis:
- a CDS encoding GNAT family N-acetyltransferase, which yields MLDKALVLQLEHLAFRAMPALKTEDYDGWLLRFADGYTGRANSVNPLEGGDMDLHTKIDYCEARYDQEGMATLFRLTDIYQPVELEEELIKRGYQRRIDAPVGIYTAPVTVSPITINTTIKTFSQPEMNWLQPYTMLAGTPSRAVPTLQNMLNRIEDETCFAIIQQGEETLAAGMGVYKDGWVGVFNIVVGSRHRRQGLGRALVQSLLNWGAQGGAENAYLQVVLSNEPALALYSQLGFSPLYRYWYRLKIHSDQL from the coding sequence ATGCTCGATAAAGCATTGGTCTTACAATTGGAGCATCTCGCTTTCCGCGCTATGCCTGCCTTAAAGACAGAAGATTATGACGGCTGGCTGCTGCGCTTTGCCGATGGGTACACAGGGCGCGCCAATTCAGTGAATCCGCTGGAGGGGGGCGATATGGACCTCCACACCAAGATTGACTACTGCGAAGCTCGTTATGATCAAGAAGGGATGGCGACGCTCTTCCGATTGACGGATATTTACCAGCCGGTGGAGTTAGAAGAAGAACTCATCAAACGCGGCTACCAACGCCGCATAGACGCCCCGGTGGGCATCTACACAGCCCCTGTCACGGTGTCGCCCATCACCATCAACACTACAATAAAAACCTTCAGCCAGCCTGAAATGAACTGGTTACAGCCCTATACCATGCTGGCCGGGACGCCTTCGCGCGCTGTGCCAACATTGCAAAATATGCTCAACCGTATCGAGGATGAGACGTGCTTTGCCATTATTCAACAGGGAGAAGAAACCCTCGCGGCAGGTATGGGGGTCTATAAAGATGGATGGGTTGGTGTGTTTAATATCGTGGTGGGGTCTCGCCATCGTCGGCAAGGCCTGGGGCGTGCGCTGGTGCAGTCGCTGTTGAATTGGGGCGCGCAGGGTGGTGCAGAAAACGCCTATTTACAGGTGGTTCTCTCCAATGAGCCTGCACTGGCGTTGTATAGTCAGCTAGGATTCTCGCCTTTATACCGCTACTGGTATAGGCTGAAAATCCATTCGGACCAGCTCTAG
- a CDS encoding cysteine hydrolase family protein has protein sequence MTQIHNNAALIIIDVQTGLDEYAYYGGNRNNLDAEAHMASLLQAWRETDRPVFHVKHNSTEPKSPLRSGQPGNAIKPEVAPQGNEPIIEKNVNSAFIGTDLEQRLRDAGISQLVIVGLTTNHCVSSTTRMAGNYGFETVLVGDATAAFDRDGFDGAHFSAQMIHDTTLATLNGEFATVLNTKDVLENL, from the coding sequence ATGACCCAGATTCATAACAATGCCGCGCTGATCATCATAGATGTGCAAACAGGGTTGGACGAATACGCTTATTATGGGGGCAATCGCAACAACCTGGATGCAGAAGCCCATATGGCGAGCCTGTTACAGGCATGGCGCGAGACGGATCGCCCGGTCTTCCACGTCAAGCATAACAGCACAGAACCAAAATCGCCCTTACGATCCGGCCAACCTGGTAATGCCATCAAGCCAGAAGTTGCCCCTCAGGGTAACGAGCCCATCATCGAAAAGAACGTCAACAGCGCGTTCATTGGCACGGACCTGGAACAGCGCTTACGGGATGCTGGAATTAGCCAGTTGGTGATCGTCGGCCTCACGACCAATCACTGTGTTAGCTCCACTACGCGGATGGCAGGCAACTATGGCTTTGAAACAGTGCTGGTTGGCGATGCCACCGCCGCATTTGACCGCGATGGGTTCGATGGGGCCCACTTCAGCGCCCAGATGATTCACGATACCACGCTTGCCACGCTCAATGGCGAGTTTGCGACCGTCTTAAATACAAAAGACGTCCTGGAGAACCTTTAG
- a CDS encoding ABC transporter ATP-binding protein — translation MEVIPELIIQTQDLWKTFGDFQAVRGVSLSVPAGSIYGFVGPNGAGKTTTMRILTTLTRPSKGEAWVAGHSVLEDRRAVRRAIGYMPDEFGVYEDLRVWEYLDFFAACYDIPENDRKRLVGDLLELVDLAHRREDMVDKLSKGMKQRLSLARTLAHDPQVLILDEPASGLDPRARVEIRELLGELANMGKTIFFSSHILADVEDICSHIGIIEAGQIIMEGSIDELKQELMETREIIVSARDHEAAESIKTLAMSVRDVVQAEVITPKSGRFRVRIDFTGDDEGVIALHRSLIDSGIPVLGFSEAERDLENMFMRVTKGLVT, via the coding sequence ATGGAAGTAATACCAGAACTCATCATCCAGACGCAGGATTTGTGGAAGACCTTCGGCGACTTCCAGGCTGTGCGTGGCGTGTCGCTCTCCGTACCAGCAGGGTCGATCTACGGCTTTGTCGGGCCAAATGGTGCTGGCAAGACGACGACCATGCGCATTCTCACCACCCTGACGCGTCCTTCCAAGGGCGAAGCATGGGTTGCAGGGCACAGCGTGCTGGAAGATCGGCGGGCGGTGCGGCGGGCCATTGGCTATATGCCGGATGAATTTGGCGTGTATGAAGATTTGCGCGTTTGGGAATATCTGGATTTCTTCGCGGCTTGCTATGACATCCCGGAGAATGATCGTAAGCGACTGGTAGGCGACTTGCTGGAACTCGTTGATCTGGCACATCGGCGCGAAGACATGGTCGATAAGCTCAGTAAAGGCATGAAGCAGCGCCTTTCGCTGGCGCGCACGCTGGCCCACGATCCGCAGGTGCTCATCTTAGATGAACCCGCCAGCGGCCTCGACCCACGTGCCCGTGTGGAAATCCGCGAATTGCTGGGCGAACTGGCAAATATGGGCAAGACGATCTTTTTCTCGTCGCACATTCTGGCTGATGTCGAAGATATTTGCTCCCACATTGGCATCATCGAAGCTGGACAAATCATCATGGAAGGCAGTATTGACGAGCTTAAGCAGGAATTGATGGAGACGCGAGAGATCATCGTCAGTGCGCGCGACCATGAAGCCGCCGAGAGCATCAAAACGCTGGCGATGAGCGTCCGTGATGTGGTGCAAGCGGAAGTCATCACGCCAAAATCAGGGCGCTTCCGCGTGCGGATTGATTTTACAGGGGATGATGAAGGGGTCATTGCGCTGCACCGCTCGTTGATTGACAGCGGTATTCCTGTATTAGGCTTCAGCGAAGCCGAACGCGACCTGGAGAATATGTTCATGCGCGTAACCAAGGGGCTAGTGACGTAG
- a CDS encoding four helix bundle protein — translation MQDFKKLTVWQKSHQLTLAIDQLTDQFPKQELFGLTSQMRRSAASIPTNIAEGSGRGTSSELARFLDIASGSACELEYQLLLARDLNYVQTASYDKIDQDCKRSNACWPVSLARYGQTKN, via the coding sequence TTGCAGGACTTCAAAAAGCTAACAGTTTGGCAAAAATCACACCAACTAACTCTGGCGATCGATCAACTAACTGATCAATTCCCTAAGCAGGAGTTGTTTGGACTCACAAGTCAGATGCGACGATCAGCCGCTTCCATCCCGACCAATATTGCAGAAGGCTCTGGTCGTGGCACTTCATCGGAACTAGCCCGATTTCTGGATATCGCATCCGGCTCTGCTTGTGAACTAGAATACCAACTTCTTCTGGCACGCGACCTTAATTATGTCCAAACCGCCAGCTACGACAAAATTGACCAGGATTGCAAAAGATCAAACGCTTGTTGGCCGGTTTCACTCGCAAGATACGGTCAAACTAAAAACTAA
- a CDS encoding DUF1028 domain-containing protein: protein MRASPYDWHSTYSIVAHDAETSQMGVAIQTHQIGFGHIVSWVQPGIGVIATQSLVNASFGPIGLSMLQEGMPANRVVDGLVAMDDGAHHRQISVVDATGNAAAWTGERCIREAAHYIGEGYSIQANMMADTKAITAMTDAFENANGTLAERMVEALNAAHAYDSRITERQSASIKVVSTKPGDRNWDTIYDLRVDDHEKPSVELARLVRIRHAWLVATEGYNLLKTDPQGALGKWKYARELAPEQEEIAFWQGVYLANSRAIPQAISIAGRIIAQALNDQPRREHWLDLIARLEESGVIEDSGTASELLAAIEAES, encoded by the coding sequence ATGAGAGCTTCCCCGTACGATTGGCATTCGACCTACAGTATTGTGGCGCATGACGCAGAAACAAGCCAAATGGGGGTCGCCATTCAAACTCACCAGATCGGGTTTGGTCATATCGTTTCCTGGGTGCAGCCTGGGATTGGTGTGATTGCGACGCAATCGCTGGTCAATGCCAGCTTTGGACCCATTGGACTGAGTATGCTGCAAGAAGGTATGCCAGCAAACCGTGTGGTTGATGGCCTCGTCGCTATGGACGATGGCGCCCATCACCGTCAGATCAGCGTGGTTGATGCGACCGGTAATGCTGCCGCATGGACGGGTGAACGCTGCATCCGCGAAGCCGCACATTACATTGGCGAAGGATACAGCATCCAGGCCAATATGATGGCCGATACAAAAGCGATTACTGCCATGACAGATGCCTTCGAGAATGCCAATGGCACCCTGGCGGAGCGTATGGTAGAAGCGCTCAACGCAGCCCATGCATACGACAGCCGTATCACGGAAAGACAATCGGCCTCAATTAAAGTTGTTTCTACCAAGCCAGGAGATCGTAACTGGGATACGATTTATGACTTGCGTGTAGATGACCATGAGAAGCCATCTGTTGAATTGGCGCGATTGGTGCGTATTCGCCATGCATGGCTGGTTGCAACAGAAGGCTATAACCTGCTGAAGACAGACCCACAGGGCGCGCTTGGTAAATGGAAATATGCGCGTGAATTGGCCCCGGAACAGGAAGAAATTGCTTTCTGGCAGGGCGTTTACCTGGCGAACAGCCGCGCAATCCCCCAGGCGATTAGTATTGCAGGGCGTATCATCGCCCAGGCGCTCAACGATCAACCCCGCCGCGAACACTGGTTAGACCTGATCGCTCGTCTGGAAGAAAGCGGCGTGATCGAAGACAGCGGTACAGCGTCGGAACTGCTGGCGGCGATTGAAGCAGAATCTTAA